A window of Auraticoccus monumenti contains these coding sequences:
- the cpaB gene encoding Flp pilus assembly protein CpaB: MRRRVVAAVVAVLLAAVGGVLVLAYASTADQRALAGMQTVDVLVTTATVPQDTAAEDLRDLVRLQQLPAMAVPDGALSTLAEVQGLVTSTELQPGEQVLAARFADPAAQAQQSEVEVPQGLQQVSVLLDPQRVVGGEVAPGDLVGVLISLDEPARTHLALQEVLVTRVQGGYAPPADGEAEEAAAEDAAPLPESSLLVTLAVDGGQTERLVFGAEHGTVWLSLQDEDVDQSDTDVITDEEVYE, encoded by the coding sequence ATGAGACGTCGAGTCGTCGCCGCGGTCGTCGCGGTCCTCCTGGCCGCCGTGGGCGGTGTGCTGGTGCTCGCCTACGCCAGCACCGCCGACCAGCGGGCTCTCGCGGGGATGCAGACCGTGGACGTCCTGGTCACCACCGCGACGGTCCCGCAGGACACCGCCGCGGAGGACCTGCGCGACCTGGTCCGGCTCCAGCAGCTCCCCGCGATGGCCGTCCCCGACGGTGCGCTGTCCACCCTGGCGGAGGTGCAAGGCCTGGTCACCTCCACCGAGCTGCAGCCCGGGGAGCAGGTGCTGGCCGCCCGCTTCGCCGACCCGGCCGCGCAGGCCCAGCAGTCCGAGGTGGAGGTGCCGCAGGGTCTGCAGCAGGTGTCGGTCCTGCTCGACCCGCAGCGCGTGGTCGGCGGCGAGGTCGCCCCCGGGGACCTGGTCGGCGTGCTGATCAGCCTCGACGAGCCGGCCCGCACCCACCTGGCGCTGCAGGAGGTGCTGGTCACCCGCGTCCAGGGTGGCTACGCACCCCCGGCCGACGGGGAGGCCGAGGAGGCCGCCGCGGAGGACGCCGCCCCGCTGCCCGAGTCCAGCCTGCTGGTCACGCTGGCCGTGGACGGCGGGCAGACCGAGCGTCTGGTCTTCGGCGCCGAGCACGGCACCGTGTGGCTGTCCCTGCAGGACGAGGACGTCGACCAGTCCGACACCGACGTCATCACCGACGAGGAGGTGTACGAGTGA